The Podospora pseudocomata strain CBS 415.72m chromosome 1 map unlocalized CBS415.72m_1, whole genome shotgun sequence genome has a segment encoding these proteins:
- a CDS encoding uncharacterized protein (EggNog:ENOG503NXPY; COG:E; COG:I) has translation MAALVIGLGAASLLLLTYTYLSRLSSILKSTPEAVLKVSPKRWTKEELRQAYQRLENNLITTKSYADRIPPKLDRRYIITGGSGLVGGYIVLQLLERGQSPESIRIVEFRPLNRADMLSGPASTVDFVKADISSAESTNNAFEKSWPSSVAHLPLTVFHTAAVIVPSDRSKLVYGLCESVNVRGTRNVLDAARKAGADVLISTSSGGVSIRPIELWISPLELLLSPKNKLPEIKNYLQVMDEKDFFEPPRKHEEHFANYAVSKARAERIVCGANSPELRTGSIRPANGVYGQPGDNTLGGSLAMSDCPTWCAHIIQPFVHGINVAIAHLDYEAVLAANPKAPQAGRPFMITDPNPPISYIDMYLAIETLANTPFKLIRLPPLPMWFLSYIVEWYSLLPVKYPFLRRILPELKGDIKHVKPGLFSVTTHMVATNENASRSVDEGGLGFRGVVTTLEGMVQEIVEWNVEHKGEKKAKKFQTSISFAEEIAKAAEAAGVMEKMGK, from the exons ATGGCCGCCCTCGTGATAGGGCTGGGCGCCGCCtcgctccttctcctgaCTTATACCTACCTCTCGCGTCTCAGCAGCATCCTGAAAAGCACCCCCGAAGCAGTATTGAAGGTGTCTCCGAAAAGATGGACCAAAGAAGAGCTGCGACAGGCATATCAGCGCCTCGAAAATAATCTTATTACCACCAAAAGCTATGCAGATCGCATTCCCCCCAAGTTGGATAGACGATACATCATCACTGGGGGTTCTG gtcttgttggtggctaCATTGTCCTACAGCTTCTGGAACGTGGTCAATCTCCAGAAAGCATTCGTATCGTGGAGTTTCGGCCTCTCAACCGGGCTGACATGCTCAGTGGGCCAGCATCAACGGTCGACTTTGTCAAGGCAGACATCTCCTCAGCCGAGTCCACTAACAATGCCTTTGAGAAATCATGGCCATCCTCTGTTGCTCACCTTCCCTTGACGGTCTTTCACACAGCGGCAGTCATTGTGCCATCGGACCGGTCCAAACTCGTCTACGGTCTCTGTGAAAGTGTCAATGTTCGGGGCACCCGGAATGTCCTCGACGCAGCTCGCAAAGCCGGGGCCGATGTACTGATCTCGACATCCTCTGGCGGCGTCAGTATTCGCCCCATTGAACTCTGGATCTCACCTCTAGAGTTACTCCTGTCACCCAAGAATAAGCTCCCCGAGATAAAGAACTACCTCCAAGTCATGGACGAGAAGGACTTCTTTGAGCCACCCCGCAAGCACGAAGAGCACTTTGCCAACTACGCCGTCTCCAAAGCCAGGGCTGAGAGAATAGTTTGTGGTGCCAACAGCCCCGAGCTCCGAACTGGAAGCATCAGACCAGCAAACGGTGTCTACGGGCAACCAGGCGACAATACCCTCGGGGGCTCTCTCGCCATGAGCGACTGCCCCACCTGGTGCGCGCACATCATCCAACCCTTCGTCCACGGCATCAACGTCGCCATTGCCCACCTTGACTATGAAGCCGTCCTGGCTGCTAACCCCAAAGCACCACAAGCTGGCCGCCCCTTCATGATCAccgaccctaaccctcccaTCAGCTACATCGACATGTATCTAGCTATCGAGACGCTGGCTAACACTCCGTTCAAGCTCATTCGTTTGCCTCCGCTGCCAATGTGGTTTCTTTCCTACATTGTCGAGTGGTACTCCCTCTTGCCGGTCAAATACCCCTTCTTGAGAAGGATTCTGCCTGAGCTCAAGGGGGATATCAAGCACGTGAAGCCTGGTTTGTTCAGTGTTACTACTCACATGGTAGCTACGAACGAGAATGCCAGTCGGtctgttgatgagggggggttggggtttaggggggtggtgacgacCCTGGAGGGTATGGTGCAGGAGATTGTGGAGTGGAATGTCGAGCacaagggggagaagaaggccaagaagttCCAGACGAGTATTTCGTTTGCGGAGGAGATTGCaaaggcggccgaggcggcgggggtgatggagaagatgggtAAGTGA
- a CDS encoding uncharacterized protein (COG:P; EggNog:ENOG503P3JM), with translation MSHSGHGGGMGDGPACKISMLWNWYTIDACFLSSSWHITTNGAFAATCIGVILMVILLEALRRIGKEYDEHIQRDFAARVALIANGGLAPSSAAPSCPGAASSSSSSNEAVAPQTVTFRASPLQQLIRSLIHTATFGLAYIIMLLAMYYNGYVIISILIGALLGKFLCDWMTKTVVIGVDGTAAVKNGGLVGGGIDEPTVCCG, from the exons ATGTCACACTCCggccacggcggcggcatgggCGACGGCCCCGCCTGCAAAATCTCC ATGCTCTGGAACTGGTACACAATCGACGcctgcttcctctcctcttcatggcacatcaccaccaacggcgCCTTCGCGGCCACCTGCATAGGCGTCATCCTGAtggtcatcctcctcgaagcCCTACGCCGCATTGGCAAAGAATACGACGAGCACATCCAGCGGGACTTTGCGGCAAGGGTAGCACTGATCGCTAACGGCGGTCTTGCCCCCTCTTCCGCCGCGCCGTCATGCCCCGGTGCtgcctcgtcgtcgtcgtcgtcgaacGAAGCGGTTGCTCCTCAGACAGTCACTTTCCGCGCGAGCCCACTGCAGCAGCTTATCCGCTCGTTGATCCACACTGCTACTTTTGGGCTGGCGTATATTATCATGTTGTTGGCCATGTATTATAATGGGTATGTGATTATTAGTATTTTGATCGGGGCGTTGCTGGGCAAGTTCTTGTGTGATTGGATGACCAAGACGGTGGTGATTGGGGTGGATGgaacggcggcggtgaagaacggggggctggtggggggtgggattgaTGAGCCTACTGTTTGCTGTGGGTGA